The Flavobacterium piscisymbiosum genome includes a region encoding these proteins:
- a CDS encoding glycosyltransferase family 4 protein — protein MRFAIITHVDHIQYVNQYFGYAPYIREMNIWFKYIDEVIIIAPLKNTKPTEIDIPYGRNKIDFRPIADFNLTNFKNILGSVFKLPIIFWRIFWAMKSADHIHLRCPGNMGLIGCLVQVLFPNKIKTAKYAGNWDPQSKQPYTYKLQKWILRNTFLTRNMTVLVYGDWEKQSKNIKPFFTATYSDSEKEIISKTCFNSTIEFIFVGSLVSGKNPLYAIKIIQHLIEKGFNVVLNLYGEGYERGNLENYIQINNLEKFIVLHGNQNKEIIKKAYQKSHLVILPSKSEGWPKAIAEGMFWGCVPVATKVSCLPSMLDYGNRGVLLEMDLDKDVNMIKEIISDEQAFLTKSSLAIQWSQNYTTDLFETEIKKLLI, from the coding sequence ATGAGATTTGCAATAATTACACATGTTGACCATATTCAGTATGTAAATCAATATTTTGGTTATGCACCTTATATTCGTGAAATGAATATTTGGTTTAAATATATTGATGAGGTAATTATTATTGCTCCATTAAAAAATACAAAACCAACAGAAATTGATATTCCTTATGGTCGTAACAAGATTGATTTTCGTCCGATTGCTGATTTCAATCTGACTAATTTTAAAAATATTTTAGGTTCAGTATTTAAATTACCAATAATTTTCTGGAGAATATTTTGGGCAATGAAAAGCGCTGATCATATTCATTTACGTTGCCCCGGCAATATGGGGTTAATAGGTTGTTTGGTTCAGGTTTTATTTCCTAACAAAATAAAAACAGCAAAATATGCCGGTAATTGGGATCCTCAAAGTAAGCAACCATATACATACAAATTGCAAAAATGGATTTTGAGAAATACTTTTTTGACTCGTAATATGACCGTTTTGGTTTATGGAGATTGGGAAAAACAATCTAAAAATATAAAGCCTTTTTTTACTGCGACTTATTCAGATTCAGAAAAAGAAATTATATCAAAAACATGTTTTAATAGCACGATTGAATTTATTTTTGTTGGTAGTTTGGTTTCAGGCAAAAATCCTCTTTACGCAATAAAAATAATACAACATTTGATAGAAAAGGGATTTAATGTAGTTCTTAATCTATATGGAGAAGGTTATGAAAGAGGTAATTTAGAAAATTACATTCAGATAAATAATCTGGAAAAATTTATTGTTTTACACGGAAATCAGAATAAGGAAATCATAAAAAAAGCCTATCAAAAAAGCCATTTGGTGATCTTGCCTTCTAAAAGCGAAGGTTGGCCAAAAGCTATTGCCGAAGGAATGTTTTGGGGTTGCGTTCCTGTGGCGACTAAAGTTTCTTGTTTACCATCTATGCTAGATTATGGTAATAGAGGTGTTTTGTTAGAAATGGATTTAGATAAAGATGTAAATATGATAAAGGAAATAATAAGTGACGAACAAGCATTTTTAACTAAAAGTAGTTTAGCCATTCAATGGTCGCAAAATTACACGACAGATCTTTTTGAAACTGAAATCAAAAAACTATTGATCTAA
- a CDS encoding glycosyltransferase family 4 protein has translation MAVKMHVAYIVSHYPHKAFGHDGGLGTSVYNLVEKLNVLGIKVSVFIYGQKKEFTLEEENVTIYSLTDSKVKFFRFYFNRKKIERFINETIVEKSIDIIEAPDWTGITAFMKFKTPLIIRFHGSDAYFCHLEERKQKLKNYWSEKRALIRAKGFIAPTTFAGELSRKIFKLKNKEIKTIHYGLELPKFTNNSPTIYEKGLILYVGTLIRKKGVLELPAIFSKVRKDFPDAKLVLIGGDSRDIKTNSDSTWQLVQNQFTKVELDKVEYLGKIPYNEVENYIKRANVCVYPTFAETLGMVTIESMAMKKAVVNSNIGWAQELLVNEESGYLVHPADHELFANRIITLLKDESLCLKIGEQARERVEVKFDIDKIVLENIEFYKRIINQNIKQQ, from the coding sequence ATGGCAGTAAAAATGCATGTAGCCTATATAGTATCACATTATCCGCACAAGGCTTTTGGTCATGATGGAGGTTTAGGTACAAGTGTTTATAATTTAGTAGAGAAACTGAATGTCTTGGGCATTAAAGTATCAGTTTTTATTTACGGACAAAAAAAAGAATTTACCCTCGAAGAAGAGAATGTAACTATTTATAGTCTGACTGATAGTAAAGTGAAATTTTTTAGATTTTATTTTAACAGAAAAAAGATAGAAAGATTTATAAACGAAACAATTGTCGAAAAAAGTATTGATATTATTGAAGCACCGGATTGGACAGGGATAACTGCCTTTATGAAATTTAAAACGCCCTTGATAATCCGCTTTCATGGTAGCGATGCCTATTTTTGTCATTTAGAAGAAAGAAAGCAAAAACTAAAAAATTACTGGTCAGAGAAAAGGGCATTAATAAGGGCAAAAGGTTTTATAGCACCCACAACTTTTGCTGGAGAACTTTCCAGGAAAATTTTCAAACTAAAAAATAAAGAAATAAAAACAATTCATTACGGATTAGAATTGCCAAAATTTACAAATAACTCTCCCACGATTTATGAAAAGGGATTGATTTTGTATGTGGGAACTTTAATTCGTAAAAAGGGAGTTTTAGAATTACCAGCAATTTTTAGCAAAGTACGCAAAGATTTTCCTGATGCGAAGCTAGTTTTAATAGGAGGCGACTCCAGAGACATTAAAACAAATTCAGACTCTACCTGGCAATTGGTACAAAATCAATTTACAAAGGTTGAATTGGATAAGGTCGAATATTTGGGAAAAATACCATACAATGAAGTTGAGAATTATATAAAGAGGGCCAATGTTTGTGTATACCCAACTTTTGCCGAAACATTAGGAATGGTTACAATAGAATCTATGGCGATGAAAAAAGCGGTTGTAAATAGTAATATTGGGTGGGCACAAGAACTTTTAGTTAACGAAGAAAGCGGGTATTTAGTACACCCGGCAGATCATGAGTTATTTGCTAACAGAATAATAACCTTGCTTAAAGACGAATCACTTTGTTTAAAAATAGGTGAACAAGCCAGAGAAAGAGTGGAAGTTAAATTTGATATTGATAAAATTGTACTTGAAAATATTGAATTTTATAAAAGAATAATAAATCAAAATATAAAACAACAATGA
- a CDS encoding glycosyltransferase family 2 protein, with translation MNIPLPFSLIVCTYMRPEPLLDLLQSVQKQTLYPDEIIIIDGSTNDESKIILKENRFQNLKYFLASEENRGLTRQRNFGISKVSENIEIVCFLDDDTVLEPDYFFEIVKTFQNNLDIIGVGGVAINENNWKPQDANISYNPKKYYLFEGCFYKEGLRNVVRNYLGLASDLGSGKMPNYSHGRTSGFPMTGKIYEVDLMIGMSMSFRKIVVDTIKFSRFFEGYSLYEDADFSLRALKFGKNVINTNAHLSHFHAVSGRPNQYKYGKMVVRNGWYVWRVKNPNPVFKDRLKWNLITVLLTLIRSANILTEGNKKAAFTETLGRTIGFFSLCVNKPKIE, from the coding sequence ATGAATATACCTTTACCCTTTTCCCTAATTGTTTGTACGTATATGCGTCCGGAACCTTTGTTGGATTTATTGCAATCGGTTCAAAAGCAAACATTATATCCGGATGAAATTATAATAATCGACGGATCAACTAATGATGAAAGTAAAATAATTTTAAAGGAAAATCGATTTCAAAATTTAAAATATTTTTTGGCTTCAGAAGAAAACAGAGGTTTGACAAGACAAAGAAATTTCGGGATATCGAAAGTAAGCGAGAATATCGAAATAGTTTGTTTTTTAGATGACGATACAGTTTTAGAACCCGATTATTTTTTTGAAATTGTAAAAACGTTTCAAAACAATTTAGACATCATTGGAGTAGGAGGAGTGGCAATTAATGAAAACAATTGGAAACCTCAAGATGCAAATATTTCTTACAATCCTAAAAAATATTATTTGTTTGAAGGATGTTTTTATAAAGAAGGATTGCGAAATGTAGTGAGAAACTATCTGGGACTTGCATCTGATTTAGGCTCAGGCAAAATGCCAAATTACTCACATGGACGAACTTCCGGATTTCCAATGACAGGAAAAATATATGAAGTCGATTTAATGATAGGAATGTCTATGTCGTTTAGAAAAATCGTGGTAGACACGATTAAATTTTCTCGTTTTTTTGAAGGATATAGTTTGTATGAGGATGCAGACTTTAGTTTGAGAGCACTAAAATTCGGTAAAAATGTAATAAATACAAATGCCCATTTATCTCATTTTCATGCAGTCTCAGGAAGACCAAATCAATATAAATATGGTAAAATGGTAGTTCGAAATGGATGGTATGTTTGGCGTGTCAAAAATCCGAATCCAGTCTTTAAAGATCGGCTTAAATGGAATCTTATTACAGTTTTATTGACCTTAATAAGGTCTGCAAATATTTTGACAGAAGGAAATAAAAAAGCTGCTTTTACTGAAACATTGGGAAGAACTATTGGTTTTTTTAGTCTATGCGTTAATAAACCAAAAATTGAATAA
- a CDS encoding polysaccharide pyruvyl transferase family protein: MLSSKRIRVFWWNEKIIQGKSKENYGDVLGKYLVEKISGKQAIFAWPKNFSFLDWFFPIYVTIGSILTNVNHKCIVWGSGIISKDSKIKNAIFLAVRGPQTRKHLLNLGYNVSEVYGDPALLLPDYFNPEVDKKYLYGIVPHYNDYKLVKDWYQGQKNIKIIDMMTNDIEAKTIEFLECEKIISSSLHGVIIAHAYSIPAVWQPFSNGVFGDDIKYQDYFESVKIKSYNLSIKTYEFSVQELEDLFAKNVSLPDKHVIESLKKGLMAVCPFVKRSNK, translated from the coding sequence ATGCTTTCTTCGAAAAGAATTAGAGTTTTTTGGTGGAATGAAAAAATTATTCAGGGTAAATCTAAAGAAAACTACGGCGACGTCTTAGGGAAATATCTGGTTGAAAAAATTTCGGGGAAACAAGCCATTTTTGCTTGGCCAAAGAATTTTTCTTTTCTTGATTGGTTTTTCCCGATTTATGTAACCATCGGAAGCATTTTAACAAACGTAAATCACAAATGTATCGTTTGGGGCAGCGGAATAATTAGTAAAGATTCTAAAATAAAAAATGCAATTTTTTTAGCCGTTCGCGGACCTCAAACTAGAAAGCATTTGTTAAACTTAGGTTATAACGTTTCGGAAGTATATGGTGATCCGGCTTTGCTTTTGCCAGATTATTTTAATCCTGAAGTTGATAAGAAATATTTGTACGGTATCGTTCCTCATTATAACGATTATAAGTTAGTTAAAGATTGGTATCAAGGTCAAAAAAATATCAAAATCATAGATATGATGACCAATGATATTGAGGCCAAAACGATAGAATTTTTAGAATGCGAAAAAATAATTTCGTCTTCTTTACATGGTGTCATTATAGCACACGCTTATTCTATTCCGGCAGTTTGGCAGCCGTTTTCAAATGGAGTTTTTGGAGACGATATTAAATATCAGGATTACTTTGAGTCAGTAAAAATAAAGTCATATAATCTATCAATAAAAACATATGAATTTTCAGTTCAGGAATTAGAAGATTTATTTGCCAAAAATGTAAGTTTGCCGGATAAACATGTTATAGAATCTTTAAAAAAAGGATTAATGGCAGTTTGTCCTTTTGTAAAAAGAAGTAATAAATAA
- a CDS encoding MBOAT family O-acyltransferase yields the protein MFFNSIAFAVFLPIVFFLYWFVFNKNKSTQNALLIVASYYFYSCWDWRFLFLLVFSTFLDYYTGIQIEKGKSEKSRKFWFWLSILVNLGFLGIFKYYNFFAASFAELLNSAGLKTSPILLNVILPVGISFYTFHGLSYVIDIYYKRIKAEYTFIDYSLFVSYFPLLVAGPIERATHLLPQVKVKREFDFEKAKEGICQIIWGLVKKVVIADTCATYANAIFDNYTAMNSFSLILGAIYFAFQIYGDFSGYSDIALGVSKLFGLDLLRNFNYPYFSRDIAEFWRRWHISLSSWFRDYLYIPLGGSKGGIWMKIRNTFIIFVVSGFWHGANWTYIAWGFINALYFLPLLLSNSNRNNIDEIHLKVNFDSVKVIISIFSTFLITCVAWVFFRAKTISDAILYLKRIVTDRNFGFQYLENERYNYELLLMIGVFVLVEWNNRTKVEPLSGKRNLLKIALAILAIIAFGTFSDYKEFIYFQF from the coding sequence ATGTTTTTTAATTCAATAGCTTTTGCTGTTTTTTTACCAATCGTTTTTTTCTTGTATTGGTTTGTTTTTAACAAAAACAAAAGCACTCAGAATGCTTTATTAATTGTTGCCAGTTATTACTTCTATTCTTGTTGGGATTGGAGATTTCTGTTTCTATTAGTTTTCTCAACTTTTCTGGATTACTATACAGGAATTCAGATCGAAAAAGGGAAATCTGAAAAGAGCCGTAAGTTTTGGTTTTGGCTTAGTATTTTAGTCAATTTAGGATTTTTAGGAATTTTTAAATACTATAATTTTTTTGCTGCTTCGTTTGCAGAATTACTAAATTCTGCAGGACTAAAGACAAGTCCAATTTTATTGAATGTAATTCTGCCGGTTGGAATTTCATTTTATACTTTTCACGGATTATCATACGTAATAGATATTTACTACAAACGAATAAAAGCCGAATACACCTTTATAGATTATTCCTTATTTGTAAGTTACTTTCCGCTTTTAGTAGCCGGACCAATAGAAAGAGCTACTCATTTATTACCTCAGGTAAAAGTAAAGCGTGAGTTTGATTTTGAAAAAGCCAAAGAAGGAATTTGCCAGATTATTTGGGGATTGGTAAAAAAAGTAGTGATAGCTGATACTTGTGCAACATACGCAAATGCTATTTTTGACAATTATACTGCAATGAATTCATTTTCATTAATTCTGGGAGCAATATATTTTGCATTTCAAATTTATGGAGATTTTTCAGGATATTCAGATATCGCGTTAGGAGTTTCAAAACTGTTTGGTTTAGATTTATTACGAAACTTTAATTACCCCTATTTTTCAAGAGATATAGCCGAGTTTTGGCGTCGTTGGCACATCTCACTTTCATCATGGTTTAGAGATTATTTGTATATTCCGTTAGGCGGAAGCAAAGGCGGAATCTGGATGAAAATTAGAAATACCTTTATCATTTTCGTAGTGAGCGGATTTTGGCATGGAGCCAATTGGACTTATATTGCCTGGGGATTTATAAATGCGCTATACTTTTTGCCTTTACTTTTGTCAAACAGTAACCGTAATAATATAGACGAGATCCATCTCAAAGTTAATTTTGATTCCGTGAAAGTCATAATAAGCATATTTTCAACGTTTTTAATTACTTGTGTCGCGTGGGTATTTTTTAGGGCAAAAACCATATCAGATGCTATTTTGTATTTAAAAAGAATTGTGACGGATCGAAATTTTGGTTTTCAATATTTAGAAAATGAACGTTACAATTATGAATTACTGCTTATGATTGGAGTATTTGTTTTAGTAGAGTGGAATAACAGAACTAAAGTTGAACCACTTTCCGGGAAAAGAAATCTACTTAAAATAGCTTTGGCAATACTTGCGATAATAGCATTTGGTACATTTTCAGATTATAAAGAATTTATATATTTTCAGTTTTAA
- a CDS encoding UDP-glycosyltransferase, protein MSKKVFVFFPDGVGLRNFAFTDFKEIGENKGCQIVYWNNTIFSLKDQLGYDEVKIENHETHPLTSLYSRIRKHIELNVSQKKFSDKVYETYKFPFSYNGFKNTLKTLYIRLLIGFNSSEKGIIRIRKRINALERSTIKYKYCKVQLQEHKPDLVFCTTQRATQSISALLAAKDLKIPVVAFVYSWDNVPKAMQVVEADYYFVWSDLMKDEVLKYYPFVKESQVFVTGTPQFEPHYDDTLLKSREVFFNENNLDTSKRYICFSGDDETTSPLDQYYLEDLAKAVTNLNVKGENIGIIYRKCPVDTTTRYDAVINSNKDVIEVLDPLWKPAGKNWNEILPTKEDLGLLHNVCAHSEFVTNVCSSTVFDFVAHDKPCIYFNYEQPQLKKGIRDIGQNYKYVHFRSLPSQEAVIFCTNKADLENQVKQILDKKLSNVPDGKKWYKIVAGTDPTAASQKIWDKIDSILKQ, encoded by the coding sequence ATGAGTAAAAAAGTATTTGTTTTTTTCCCCGATGGTGTAGGACTGCGTAATTTTGCTTTTACAGATTTTAAAGAAATAGGAGAAAATAAAGGATGTCAGATTGTTTATTGGAACAATACTATTTTTTCTTTAAAAGATCAGTTAGGATACGATGAGGTTAAAATTGAAAACCATGAAACACATCCTTTAACATCTCTTTATTCCAGAATAAGAAAACATATAGAACTGAATGTTTCCCAAAAAAAATTCAGCGATAAAGTTTACGAAACCTACAAATTTCCATTTAGTTACAACGGTTTCAAAAATACTTTAAAGACATTGTATATTCGATTATTAATTGGTTTTAATTCTTCAGAAAAAGGAATTATAAGAATTAGAAAACGTATCAATGCTCTCGAACGTTCTACTATAAAATATAAATATTGCAAAGTCCAATTGCAGGAACATAAACCCGATTTGGTTTTTTGTACTACTCAACGGGCTACACAGTCTATTAGTGCACTATTGGCGGCTAAAGATCTAAAAATTCCTGTAGTAGCATTTGTATATTCATGGGATAATGTTCCTAAAGCAATGCAGGTAGTCGAAGCCGATTATTATTTTGTATGGAGCGATTTAATGAAAGATGAAGTTTTAAAATATTATCCTTTCGTAAAAGAATCTCAGGTTTTTGTAACAGGTACACCTCAGTTTGAACCTCATTATGATGATACCTTATTAAAAAGCAGAGAAGTTTTTTTTAATGAAAACAATTTAGATACTTCAAAAAGATACATCTGTTTTTCCGGTGATGATGAAACGACTTCGCCACTAGACCAATATTATCTTGAAGATTTGGCAAAAGCAGTTACAAACTTAAATGTAAAAGGCGAAAATATTGGAATTATTTATCGCAAATGTCCCGTAGATACAACTACGAGATATGATGCTGTGATAAATTCGAACAAAGATGTTATAGAAGTTCTTGATCCTTTATGGAAACCCGCAGGCAAAAACTGGAACGAAATTTTACCAACAAAAGAAGATTTGGGATTATTGCATAACGTTTGTGCACATTCAGAATTTGTAACAAACGTATGCTCTTCTACTGTATTTGATTTTGTAGCACATGACAAACCTTGTATTTATTTTAATTACGAACAGCCGCAGTTAAAAAAAGGCATAAGAGATATAGGCCAAAATTACAAATATGTTCATTTTAGAAGTTTGCCGAGTCAGGAGGCAGTAATATTCTGTACTAATAAAGCAGATTTAGAAAACCAGGTGAAACAAATTCTGGATAAAAAATTATCCAATGTGCCGGACGGTAAAAAATGGTATAAGATTGTTGCAGGTACTGATCCAACTGCTGCATCACAGAAAATTTGGGATAAAATCGATTCTATATTAAAACAATAA
- a CDS encoding alpha-1,2-fucosyltransferase, with amino-acid sequence MITYSKLGKKGNLGNQLFQIASTIGLAVESKQDFFFPVWKYQHYFKNKLPLLDNDLLNFVDVKEKEYNYYKRELKKVNYDISGWLQTERYFDKELTKHYFEFSEVLIDRLTEKYKEAFTKSTILISIRRGDFVNHPDYLQLPIKFYLNSLARFFPDWQSRNLIVLSDDIKYCKFHFSFLENAFFGDGLNEAEQLCLGALCNDFIISNSTFSWWSAWLGEKCDSKIIRPFKNFDGLKSLELDDRDYYPERWITYNHLNDKLKLDKLVFYIRTKKNKEIIKDYILNYFDVAVVFDNNDVSKNSYVLEKDYFLPPLLIYSSWLELNKGKVKKVTNHITQIFKVSKRLNYEELFVQKDFGLFSSIFSFSTKERKQRKRSSDVYLKKSNDLEQDSSCDFIKDEIWISSSGGKLLAIGGYNYSLKKYIKRKKVLLKKRLKKLLLSK; translated from the coding sequence ATGATTACGTACAGTAAGTTAGGAAAGAAAGGGAATTTAGGTAATCAGCTTTTTCAAATTGCTTCTACGATTGGATTGGCAGTTGAAAGCAAACAGGATTTTTTTTTCCCAGTCTGGAAGTATCAACACTATTTCAAGAATAAATTACCTCTACTGGATAATGATCTGTTAAATTTTGTAGATGTTAAAGAAAAAGAATACAATTATTATAAAAGAGAATTAAAAAAAGTGAACTATGACATTTCAGGCTGGCTTCAAACAGAAAGGTACTTTGATAAAGAATTAACGAAGCACTATTTTGAGTTTTCAGAAGTTTTAATTGACCGGTTAACGGAAAAATATAAGGAAGCTTTTACCAAATCTACAATCTTAATTTCGATTCGAAGAGGAGATTTTGTTAACCATCCAGATTACCTACAATTGCCCATAAAGTTCTATCTAAATAGTTTGGCGCGATTTTTTCCTGATTGGCAGTCCCGTAATTTGATTGTTTTAAGTGATGATATTAAATATTGCAAGTTTCATTTTTCATTCTTAGAAAATGCTTTTTTTGGAGATGGATTAAATGAAGCTGAGCAATTGTGTTTAGGAGCATTATGCAATGATTTTATAATTAGTAATTCTACTTTTTCGTGGTGGTCAGCCTGGCTGGGTGAAAAATGTGACTCGAAAATCATAAGACCCTTTAAAAATTTTGATGGATTAAAAAGTTTAGAACTAGATGATAGAGACTATTATCCTGAAAGATGGATAACCTACAATCATTTAAATGATAAACTTAAGTTAGATAAGCTAGTTTTTTACATAAGGACAAAAAAAAACAAAGAAATAATTAAAGATTATATTTTAAATTATTTTGATGTAGCAGTTGTTTTTGATAATAACGATGTATCTAAAAATAGCTATGTTTTAGAAAAAGATTACTTTTTGCCACCGCTTTTAATCTACTCCAGCTGGCTGGAACTAAATAAAGGGAAAGTAAAAAAGGTAACAAATCATATAACACAAATTTTTAAAGTCTCTAAACGTTTGAATTATGAAGAATTATTTGTTCAAAAAGATTTTGGATTGTTTTCTTCTATCTTTTCCTTTTCTACAAAGGAGAGGAAGCAACGAAAAAGATCTTCAGATGTTTATCTGAAAAAAAGTAATGATTTAGAACAAGATTCATCATGTGATTTTATTAAAGATGAAATCTGGATAAGTTCCTCAGGAGGAAAGTTGTTAGCTATTGGCGGCTATAACTACAGCTTAAAAAAATATATTAAAAGAAAAAAAGTACTGTTGAAAAAACGATTAAAGAAATTACTTCTAAGTAAATAA
- a CDS encoding glycosyltransferase family 2 protein: MIIIYHKKNKVVEVEFEKKTVHFSQVNIAKMVFEMAALHPQSLIVWCHIDFKSNLNISKFQDVFHHSKIMASYNPFSTLFLSDSIGYVEESPFIKINKKVSYPTWQTSSLVGGLHASVLLALNGKIKTTFNFDYFLHSLAKLTMEKGLFCYSEPTLLIDNIVEIKEQKSYTYTLFRFVKQHYRTRWVFLLFFNLLLFKRKLSIIPLLYCLIYRRRKLGDDLLEHIEVYSSKHICSTETIDVIIPTIGRKQYLYDVLKDLSVQSHLPENVIIVEQNTNTESVSELDYLQTESWPFKIKHTFTHQAGACNARNLALAKVDSEWVFLNDDDNRFAPDLIKETLKKCRKFGVTVVNNCYLKKNEKKEFDVVNQASIFGSGNSFMTSKLLKKVSFRMGFEFGYGEDSDFGMQLRNIGADVIYFPSPEILHLSAPIGGFRTKPVLAWKDDIVQPKPSPTVMLYKQLHLTDEQINGYKTILFFKFYKAQTIKNPMQYYKSFQKQWKQSLYWANELITK; the protein is encoded by the coding sequence ATGATAATTATTTATCATAAAAAAAATAAAGTTGTTGAAGTAGAGTTTGAAAAGAAAACAGTGCATTTTTCGCAAGTCAATATTGCAAAAATGGTATTTGAAATGGCTGCCTTGCATCCTCAAAGTTTAATAGTTTGGTGTCATATTGATTTTAAATCGAATTTAAATATTTCAAAATTTCAGGATGTGTTTCATCATTCGAAAATAATGGCTTCTTACAATCCATTTTCAACATTATTCTTATCAGATTCTATTGGTTATGTCGAGGAATCACCATTTATAAAAATCAATAAAAAAGTTAGTTATCCCACTTGGCAGACAAGTAGCCTTGTAGGGGGGCTTCATGCCTCTGTTTTATTAGCCTTGAACGGAAAAATTAAAACGACTTTTAATTTCGATTATTTTCTACATTCTTTGGCAAAATTAACAATGGAGAAAGGCCTTTTTTGTTATTCAGAACCAACATTATTAATTGATAATATAGTAGAAATAAAAGAGCAGAAATCCTACACATATACTTTATTTCGATTTGTAAAACAACATTATAGAACACGTTGGGTATTTTTGTTGTTTTTTAACTTGTTGCTCTTTAAAAGAAAACTAAGCATTATTCCATTACTGTATTGTCTTATTTATCGAAGACGAAAATTGGGAGATGATTTGTTAGAGCATATTGAAGTTTACTCGTCAAAGCATATATGTAGTACAGAAACTATTGATGTAATAATTCCAACAATCGGACGGAAGCAATATTTATATGATGTTTTAAAAGATTTATCGGTACAAAGTCATTTGCCAGAAAATGTTATAATTGTAGAACAAAATACAAATACAGAAAGTGTTTCAGAACTTGATTATCTTCAAACTGAAAGCTGGCCATTTAAAATAAAACATACATTTACACATCAGGCAGGAGCCTGCAATGCAAGGAACTTAGCATTAGCAAAAGTAGACAGTGAATGGGTTTTTTTGAATGACGATGATAACAGGTTTGCTCCCGATTTAATCAAAGAAACTTTAAAGAAATGTAGAAAATTTGGAGTAACAGTTGTAAATAACTGTTATTTAAAGAAGAACGAAAAAAAAGAATTTGATGTAGTAAATCAAGCCTCAATATTTGGATCAGGAAATAGTTTTATGACTAGTAAACTACTTAAAAAAGTCTCTTTTAGAATGGGATTTGAATTTGGGTATGGAGAAGATAGCGATTTTGGGATGCAATTGCGCAATATAGGAGCAGATGTTATATATTTTCCTAGTCCTGAAATTTTACACTTAAGTGCTCCAATCGGAGGGTTTAGAACAAAACCTGTTTTAGCTTGGAAAGATGATATTGTTCAACCAAAACCATCACCTACAGTAATGCTCTATAAACAATTACACTTAACAGATGAGCAAATAAATGGATATAAAACAATCTTATTCTTTAAATTCTATAAAGCTCAGACGATTAAAAATCCAATGCAATATTATAAAAGTTTTCAAAAACAATGGAAACAAAGTTTGTATTGGGCAAATGAATTAATCACTAAATAA
- a CDS encoding N-acetylneuraminate synthase family protein, with product MKEYKKPYVIAEIGCNHKGEMSIAKELIKIAKIFGNADAVKFQKRNNKELLTEEQYHTPHPNASNSYGDTYGAHREFLEFDVDQHRELKEYCEEIGITYSTSVWDTTSAKEIASLNPEFIKIPSACNNNFDMLGWLCENYSGEIHISTGMTTKNETDILVNYFAEKGRNKDLVLYNCTSGYPVPFEDVCLLDINLLKQKYVDQVKHIGFSGHHLGIAVDIAAYTLGANIIERHYTIDRTWKGTDHAASLEPMGLRKLSRDLQAVYQALTFKSTDILPIEQVQREKLKNKKV from the coding sequence ATGAAGGAATATAAAAAACCTTATGTGATTGCCGAAATTGGTTGTAATCATAAAGGCGAAATGTCAATAGCAAAGGAATTAATTAAAATTGCTAAAATTTTTGGAAATGCAGATGCTGTTAAATTTCAAAAACGTAACAACAAAGAACTTCTTACAGAAGAACAATACCACACTCCGCATCCAAATGCATCAAATTCGTATGGAGACACTTATGGTGCGCACCGTGAATTTTTAGAATTTGATGTTGATCAGCATCGCGAACTAAAAGAATATTGTGAAGAAATTGGTATTACGTATTCTACATCAGTTTGGGATACGACATCGGCAAAAGAAATCGCCTCTTTAAATCCGGAGTTTATTAAAATTCCTTCAGCATGCAATAACAACTTTGATATGTTGGGATGGCTGTGCGAAAATTATTCTGGTGAAATTCATATTTCTACTGGAATGACTACTAAAAATGAAACAGATATTTTAGTGAATTATTTTGCCGAAAAAGGAAGAAATAAAGATCTGGTATTGTACAATTGTACCTCAGGATATCCGGTACCATTTGAAGATGTTTGCCTGCTGGACATCAACTTATTAAAACAAAAATATGTAGATCAGGTAAAACACATTGGTTTTTCTGGTCATCATTTAGGAATTGCTGTTGATATTGCTGCTTATACTTTGGGGGCCAATATTATAGAAAGACATTATACAATAGACAGAACCTGGAAAGGAACAGATCATGCGGCTTCGTTAGAACCAATGGGTTTGCGTAAACTTTCTCGCGATTTACAGGCTGTTTATCAGGCTTTAACTTTTAAATCGACTGATATACTTCCAATTGAGCAAGTTCAAAGAGAAAAGTTAAAGAATAAAAAAGTTTAA